A portion of the Macaca mulatta isolate MMU2019108-1 chromosome 4, T2T-MMU8v2.0, whole genome shotgun sequence genome contains these proteins:
- the ZNF322 gene encoding zinc finger protein 322 yields the protein MYTSEERCNQRTQKRKIYNVCPQKGKKIFIHVHAITQIDGHIYQCLECKQNCENLALIMCERTHTGEKPYKCDMCEKTFVQSSDLISHQRIHNYEKPYKCSKCEKSFWHHLALSGHQRTHAGKKFYTCDICGKNFGQSSDLLVHQRSHTGEKPYLCSECDKCFSRSTNLIRHRRTHTGEKPFKCLECEKAFSGKSDLISHQRTHTGERPYKCNKCEKSYRHRSAFIVHKRVHTGEKPYKCGACEKCFGQKSDLIVHQRVHTGEKPYKCLECMRSFTRSANLIRHQATHTHTFKCLEYEKSFNCSSDLIVHQRIHMEEKPHQWSTCESGFLLGMDFVAQQKMRTQTEELHYKYTVCDKSFHQSSALLQHQTVHTGEKPFICNVSEKGLELSPPHASEASQMS from the coding sequence ATGTACACTTCAGAAGAGAGATGTAATCAGAGaactcaaaaaaggaaaatatataatgtatgccCTCAGAAGGGTAAAAAGATTTTTATTCATGTGCATGCGATTACTCAAATAGATGGTCATATATACCAGTGCCTTGAATGCAAGCAAAACTGTGAAAACTTAGCTCTTATTATGTGTGAGAGAACCCATACTGGGGAGAAACCTTATAAATGTGATATGTGTGAGAAAACCTTTGTCCAAAGCTCAGATCTTATTTCACACCAGAGGATCCACAATTACGAGAAACCTTATAAATGCAGCAAATGTGAGAAGAGCTTTTGGCACCACTTAGCGCTTTCAGGACATCAGAGAACACACGCAGGTAAAAAATTCTATACATGTGACATTTGTGGCAAGAATTTTGGTCAGAGTTCTGATCTGCTCGTCCACCAGCGAAGCCATACTGGCGAGAAACCGTATCTATGTAGTGAGTGTGACAAATGCTTCAGTAGAAGTACAAACCTCATAAGGCACCGAAGAACTCACACAGGTGAGAAACCATTTAAGTGTCTCGAGTGTGAAAAAGCTTTCAGTGGGAAATCAGATCTTATTAGCCACCAGAGAACTCACACTGGGGAAAGGCCCTACAAATGTAATAAGTGTGAGAAAAGTTACCGACACCGTTCAGCCTTCATTGTACATAAAAGAGTTCATACTGGGGAGAAGCCCTATAAGTGTGGTGCCTGTGAAAAATGCTTTGGCCAGAAATCAGACCTTATCGTACACCAGAGAGTCCACACAGGTGAGAAGCCGTATAAATGCCTGGAATGTATGAGAAGTTTTACTCGGAGTGCCAACCTAATCAGGCACCAGGCAACTCACACTCACACTTTTAAATGCCTTGAGTATGAGAAAAGTTTTAACTGTAGCTCAGATCTTATTgtacatcagagaattcacatgGAAGAGAAACCACATCAGTGGTCTACGTGTGAGAGTGGCTTCCTCCTAGGTATGGACTTTGTTGCCCAACAGAAAATGAGAACTCAAACAGAGGAGCTACACTACAAATACACTGTGTGTGATAAAAGCTTCCACCAGAGCTCAGCACTTCTTCAACATCAGACAGTACACACTGGTGAAAAACCATTTATCTGTAATGTGAGTGAAAAAGGTCTTGAGCTTAGCCCTCCCCATGCATCAGAAGCCTCACAGATGTCTTGA